The sequence gtttcttaaaaaacaaTTCTCACAGATATTTAACtattttaatttcattccctAACCCTCATTGGGATTCCTAAAAATTAGAAGAATAAAAACCACCAGACAAATACTAACCTGTTTGTacccaaaaatataaacaagaaaAGGAGGACATCAAACCTGTGCAGACAGGAACTGATGAGGCACTTGAGCCCGTAACCCTGGGGAGGGGTTCATCGAATGCATGCCAGGCTGGTGCATCCCTCGAGGTTGAGGCATCCCTCCTCCACCGGCAACAAACATTCCATGGCCACCCATCTAGTGGCACAAATGTACCACAAAGTACATTACATTGTTTGCAGAGAGGACCAAATTAAAACTTTGATTCAAGTAACGTAGTAACAAGTGCCTTTTTTTCTTGCAGACAATAAGATATGATTTTCATCACaatctaaatataaatatcttcTAAATCTGATCAGATAAAAATGgcctcaaaaacagtttttgttgaGTAGATCAGCTCAGTTTTTAATGTTGGAATTATGCAACATTAATATAATACTATATAAGACTCTTACCTTATCACCATAGGGTCCAATGTCACCAGAACCCATGTCTTTGGAACTAGGCATGCGGTACCCTCCTCcacttcttcctcctcttcgcATCTCTCCATTATAGTCATTTATTCCTCTCTTGTCCCcatcaatttttttttcaacaccTGGATCGTCaccctgagaaaaaaaaaaaaacgtatgtTTTTAATGATAACTTTTTATAAAAGCAAAGAGGATTGACATTCCTAAAAGACGTCTTACCAAGAGACCCATGTTGGAAAACTGGCGTGACACTGGATTCATCCAGCTGTCTCCTCCTCCACTCTTCAAGAAAGAAACCATACGTTgctcttaattaaaaaaaagtattttaaaatagttATGTTCCAGAAGAGTATCCAATTCCTACCTTGATGTTTCCCCTCTTTCCAGCATGACTCTGACCCCAGCCTCCAGAGTTAAATGAAGAGCTGCTTCCCTGAGAACCCGTGCTGTTCCAGACTCCACCACCACTGTCCTCGTCTTCCTCCCAGCTTGGATGCCTGGACGCTACGATGGAGCTCTCACCCTTTCCGCCCCAGCTTTCTACTGACTTTActcctgcagcaaaaacaaagcagacggTCAGTTCTCTGCCATTTAGTGTGACAGGTCTGAATCCTTTGTATTAACAGGTTGGATATTTGTTCTAGAGATTTTTGGAAAGTACGGGTTATTTGTGCAAAAACTAAACGGATcaacaaaatatgaaagaaagtggaaaaaaacgtttgcaaggcactgaagcTACAGTGAGGTACATAATTAAACATGTCCTTTCTATTCTTACCAGGTTTACTAGGGTTGGGTGAAGGGTTCCTCCAGCCAGATGGTTTGCTGGAATCATCTGGTTCACCCCAGCCTGTTGGAGCATCTGATGTCTGGCCCCAAGCCGTTGTACCATCATCCACACTTTGTGCACCTCCTCCCCACATGCCTAGATGTGGACATGAAAGGAATTGAACATTTAGTTTTGTGCTAAGAGAGGAAACTGACAGCTTATAACCAGTAGGGTTTTCACTATATGACTTTAAATGGCACATGGTTCTTTCTAGTTGCAATATGATAACATTTTACCTTCCTTTATTAAAGCAAAATCAGTAAGTAGGGGACAATTCAGCACTTCTTTATATATACTTGAAATGTCACTTCCCTGTTTGGAAAAACAGTAGCTGATAACGGATAGTATTGGTGCCAACATCGTTTATAGAACTATGTACCATTGATTTGGTCGTGTATTATTTTAGAGGAATTTCTTATCTTTAGTGTACCACTCAGTCACTGTCAATTCGCTGCTGAAGCAATTTACTACAGGGACAAATAAAGGATCATTCTGCACTAAAAAAAGAGTTTCAATGGCAAACATTATCTGaaacatacaaaacatttttatagtgTAAATATATAGTGATCCATGCAGACGTATTCTGTAGCAGCCCTGTacaatttctgtctttctggtcattttgcataatattttcttcagtttttaactACAGCAACAGGGTCGGTTGCTGCGGGCTCCTACGTTTTTCTTATCTAGTTGTCAGCTTCAGTCTGGCTCCACCATAACCTGTGTTATTATAAGCTACATTAGCCTCCAATGCCTTTACAGCTAAACGGAGGATTATTTCAGAGGACGCACTGGTTGGGTTCGTTCCTCCACTATTTAGTAGCTGACTGAGCCGTCAGTCGATTGATATTTTCCTGCACTGATTCGTACCGCAGTACAACGAAGTAGGGGAAGTTTCGTTTAAAATCCCTCATAGGTTGTATCTAACTAACCACTACCTTCACAGACTTTAAGGTGATACTAATGTAAACTGTACTGGAAGCCGATAGGAAAACAATGTCTCGTTTATTCTGGTGTTGCTTGTTTACAAAACATCTTCAGAGCagactttcacattttgtttctgaTCATGCTTATTCTAATTTTACCTTCTATTGGAAAAGTGTCTCATTTATTTACAAAGATACTGACTGTAAACTAAATTCTCATTTTTGTGTGATTATCCTACTACTTATACCGTCCAACGTCTATATTCATAAATCTAGGTTCTCCAATCTTAAACCAAATTTCATTAAATTACTTTGGTATAAAGCATTATATGTATTTTCTCAAAAACAGACagcaaaaccaacaaaaaaaataaaataatttcatctatttaaaccttttaataCAATTTTCTGTGTTAGAAAGATTTGAACCCCCTGGCATTTCATGTTTATGGTATACTTTTCAAatccttttcatttatttccttcGTCAACATCGAGAGTGTCATGTTCTGTTTATTTGtcattaataagaaaaaaaaaaaagactggagTGTTGCGTTGTTCGAACTCTGGGAAGCACATCTCGATGTGGTACCTTAGGCTAGGTTTATGCTGGATGCATTGAACAGGGTGCAAGGATGCGCGCACCAACAGTGACGCGATCACATCGTCCACGCCATGTGTGCGGGCTCTGTGTGCTGTTGCGGCGCCTGGTTGTGCTTGAAGTGGACCACAAGTGCTGTGCTACATTCAGAATGAATGAAGTTGAAGGTCCAAACATTTCATATACAAATAAACCTCTCCTCAatgaacagaaggaagaaagtaacagaaaaagcaacaaacaaaaaaggtaagAGAAAGCAGAGTTACAAAGTTACGTATTAACAGCGTCAAGAGGCACttctgttcatttatttctcttatgAATCTAAAACTTTTCAAGAAACAGAATCCCGTTGATAAGAAACGTTTGATAGTGCACACAGCCATTTTTGGTGTGTGACATCAAACGTTCTCTCTTTTATGACATTACCACTGGTTTTGTAGCATACTGCCCCGTGTTTTCagagaatacaggcccagtgtcAGCGTCAAGTATGAACGCCTACAGCATTTGCTCAGGCTCGCCCTGCGCTACACCCCGAAGCACGATTCTAACTGAGCCTTGAAGCTGACCGAACATTGGGCTGTCCAAGTCCATGAACCTAATATTCAAACGAGCTTATGGCTGGCTGGCAGAGTATCTTAataattcattattttaatCATCGATTATATCGATATTCCAATTACATTGACAATCCTAGTAATCAGTACAGTTATTCAATTTACTTACCCACTGCAGCACTGCCAGGGTTCGTGTTGATGCTATGCTGCCTTCTTGGAGGTTGTTGTTGCATTGGTGGTGGCGGGCCCTGCTGACTGTGGTTTGGGCCCGGTGCAGTACTCTTCTTGTCCCACAAGTTCACATTCTTGTTGTTGTAGCGCGTTGGGTCTCCCCAGGCTGATGTGCCATCATCAATTTCCATTTTCCGACTGATGGACTGAGGGGAAGGTTCCTCCCAGCCACTGGGCTCCATGGAGTCACTGACACCCCCAGATATTTGAGGAATTGGGCCAGAGGTCCAGCCCAaactttggttctggttctttgAAAGTTGACCTCCGCCTCCAACACTTGGCCGGTTGTTCCACCCTCCCGGTGGATGCTGCCCCTGtgattgctgctgctgttgattTTGGGCTTTTGTTGGTGCCACATGGCTGTTTGGTATCGGTGCTGTGTTGGGTTTGGCGCTCCCCCAGTCTTTGTGGGATTTGCCTCCACCcacatctcctcctcctccccatccTCCACGCTGAGATCCCTCTTCATCCAGCTTTCCCCAGGAGGATCCCTCATCAGAGTTGCCTCCGACTCTACTCCTCCCATCTCCCCACCCAGCTCCAGATGTGGAGTCTCTCTTTCCCCATTCTTCTCCCCAACCACTCGTTTCTCCTCTTGTAGATCCCTTCCATCCCCCTGTTCCTTTGTCATCTGCTCCATCTCCCCACCCACTACCCTGTTTTTCAAAGTCTTGCCAGTTTTTCCTTCCTCCCCTGTGACCTCCCCATTGTTGGTCATCCGCCCTCCATCCTTTGCCCTCTTTCTCAGATGGGAGTTCTCCCCATCCCCCCGCTGACTTTCCTTGGCCACCCATTATATTGTCTTCTGGTGATCCCGGCTTCCTTATGGTGCTACTAGGCATAAAAGGACCACCAGTGGGCTGTGTAGTACCACCATCCCAATTATCCCTGGATGTAGCAGAAGCAGAGTTTAGGCTGCCAGGCGACGCATCATTCGACACCGAACCACTCTCAGATGGGTACCTAGAACTGCGAATAGTGGTAGTGTTTATGGTTACTGATGATAATGCAGAGGAAGATGAAGGGTTTCTTTCATTTCCTTTCCCTACACCTTTTGAGGTGTCCAGGTCCCAGGCCACATTTTGCTTTATCTGAGTCTGCCCCCAGCCCGTGTTGGACAGAACCCTGGGGTCCAGGTCAGATCGGTTGAGCATGCTAACTAAGGCCACTTCTGCCTGGGAGGACTGGTTGGAACAATGCTGCGCAGAGCGCTCGTGTCCACTTCCGCTTCCAGCTACGGATCCACTGCCACTAGATGATGAATGTCTTCCACCACCTCCAACGGCAACACCCTGCCCTCCTACTCCTCCCCACTCCCCAACCGTCCCATCCCCACCTTCAATCCCTTTCTGATTGTCCAAAGCTTTTGTCATAGTTGCTAAATTTTGTGAGGCAGATTCCTCTGAACAGCTGCCACCACCACCCACACTGTCCGTACTGCTGCTGATGCTGCTCCCCTCCACTTCTCCACTTCCTATTGCTAAATTAATAGAACTGATACTTTCTGAAGTGCCACCCCAATTTGCTTCCGTACTCCCTCCTTCCCAAGCTCCCTGAGATACAACTGGTTTGACTGGCCCTCCACCAGTTCCCTTGCCCCATCCTGCTTTTTCATCCTGGCTATCAAACCTCCAAACATTCCCTTCCTGCCCCTCAGGTCCAGTACCCCCTCCGCCCCACCCATCTGCCTGTGAGGCACCTGTCCCAAGTTCAGAGGACACCGGAGGCATGGCCCTCCAAGATGAAGAGGCAGCAGAGGAGGAAGACGAAGAGCCAGAAAAATTCTCACTCGCTTCACCTTCACCATCAACCTTATTTTCCTCATTGCTGCCTTCCTGATTTGGTCCGGCTTCTTTCATCGCCCCGCCTGAACATGGCCCCAGCACTGGATTTCCTAAGTGTTGCTGCTGTTCTCCAGTCTTGGCTTCCACAGCGGTTTCAGTGTGCTGCTGGTAAAGACCAGTTTGATTCACAGATGAAAGTGTTTGAGTGGTGATGACAGTGGTGCTGGCAGAAAATGAGAAAGTTGAAGTCATGGACGAGTGCTGCAATGAGCCGCTGCAAGCCGAAACGGCGGTCCCGCCCTGCCCCAGGGCAGGCCAGGCAGAGGGGTTCACATTAGGGTTGAAATTGGCACCAGGGACGCTGCTGCTGCCACCCAAAGGGCTCTCTTGAGACCCAGGAAGATGGGAGACTTTGGAATTGTAAGATGCTGCCGAGCCTTGGCCTACCTCCACTTGGGACGAAGTGGAAGACACCCACACACCACTTGGCTGAGCACATTCATTAGgcgaggaggaagaagaaagagCAGAAGAGCAAGGTGGGAAAAGATTGTCCAGGttcccttctcctcctcctgctgttcCTCCCTTCTGCTGCATGTTTATCTCCCCCCATGAGGCACTACTGTTGTTGTTACCAGGGCAGTCCTGTTCCTGCACCTCTCCTCCAGCCCCTTCAGAACTCAGTTTGGGGCCAGCAGTGATGCTGGGCCAGTCATCCAGGTCAGTCCCATCCATAAACACCTTCCTGCAGCCCTGAGAGGAGGACTGGCTGCTGGAGCCTGCCCCCCATGTGGAATTTGCATAAGTTGAAGTAGTAGTAGAAGACGACAGAGCAGCAACACAAAATGAGGATGAGCTGGGAGGTGAAGGGGAAGATGAACCCACGTTGGAATCTGAGGACAAAAGCTTCTTAAGttaatttaacatttcacaagTAGGATTCCTCCAGCAGAGCAGATCCAGTTTTTAACGGTCCTATAAAGAAAAGACCGCTTTGGCGGTTAGTTTTATGATGACGTTTTTTGGAGGGTCACAGTACAGGGAGCTCTTTTGACTACACATATCTTGTTATTACACGGTCCCTATAAATCacagaaaatatttgaattaCCAACAGCTAAACTTAAATTGAAATACAGGAATTtgcatgtttaaatgttttgcccATCCCTGCTCAAAATAAAgaccaacatttttttattttttattgcagcattagtagcctttatttttcccCAGAGggagggtggagagagggggaagacatgcagcaaggATATCCAGAgtcgggactcaaacccgggacggcTGCCTCAtagactgaagcctctgaatgCGAGTCACATGCTTTACCTCTACAGCATGCGCCACGCACAAGACCAAATTAGCTTTAAACATACATAACCTCACCTTCTGATGCACAGATGCTAAGAAAATATGTAGTTACCTGTATTTCCATCTGTGTTTGCATTAGGGCTATCTGGCCCCTGTAAAGATGGGGAACCATCCCAGCCACTGCCTCCTCCGACTCCTCCTGTACTGGAATCCCCTCCCCCCACCAGCATGGAGGACAGCGGTGGCTGGCCCCTCTTCAGTAGCACTTTATGGTCCTGCTGGCAGCGAAATCGTGGTGGGACTTCTCTAGACATGTATCGCTGCTGTGAACTTTGACTTCCAGAAGGAGACGAGGAGGAGGGCTGTCCGTTGGCCACAGCAGTCCGCTGCTTTGCATTGTTCCCGCCACCAGGAGGGACTTGGGCGGAACCCCCACCTGCACCAGGACTGGGTGATGATGGGGAAACTGGGCCAGAGCTGGGGGACACTGAGCCTGGGGCGGTGAGTGGCTGGGAACAGGAGGGcttggctggttctggcactgaAACATAAACACAGGCCAAGGTGTGAAATACTTTCAAGACTTGGGTTCATAAAGGTTACGCATTAGGAAAACTTATTTATAACGCTAGCACATGCGTGACAACATTATCTGCAAAGTTTGTGCAGAGAAAACCTTTACATTACATAGTGTTTATTTAATATAAGGCATAAATAAAGTAACGACTAAACATAAAAACTTACCTTTGATTTTCTGTTCTGGCACCTAAAAGACGAGTCAGAGAAGAAAAtatcaagtaaaaaaaatgacGTCAACAGCAAGAATGGTACATTTATAAATGAGTTTACgcctaaatctaaaaaaaaaaacaaaaggcctCATATTTGAGAGGTAGGTTTTGCTACTGCATCTGGAGAGGAGCCCAGAAAAACACATACAGGAACAgcaccttacaaaagtattcaaacacTTTTCAAGTTTGTTTCCCACTTTCTTTCTGGGATCtgtcacaaacagaaaaaaaaaaacacaaaaccccaaataaaaacagacgtTGTGGAGCTTCCTCAGAAAAGAATGTAAATTACAATCAGAGAtccaaaaataacacagagaaGTCCAAATGTATCTATGCAGCAACGCTAAAGCACAATTCAGGGCTTGTGCAGGAAAATATATAACATGCACAAATGATCTACAACAGTTGGCAATTTGCCCCTTTCAACCAGTTAGTATTGGGAAATTTTTGTTTGATCCATTACGTCACAAACAAACAACAGTTTGGCTTTTCTTCCATCAAATGTTCAGCATTTCTGGGTCAGTGCCCAGGTATGCATGCACGGGCCAGCTAAGCATGCTTAGATGCAAGCCTGATTAGACTTGTGTTATCTGGCCAAATCAGACTGACTGAAACTGGAAATAATGAGATGCGTAACATGCAACATGTCTAgatccattttaaaacactatTTTACCCCAACTATGAGGGATTATTACCAACTAAAAATATACAGTAATAACAAAAGATTGACCTTCTGAGAGGtttcccttttctttttctcttctttcttctttttcttgtctTCCATGAACTGCTGTTCCCCTTCTTGATTCTCCTGTCTGTGAAAAGAAATGCACACATTCAATTATTCATGCTATTAACGCTGCTGCAATTTAATTTTTTAGCCATCAGAATCAAGCCaccttcaaaaacaaacaacacctTTACATTGCGTTTTCCAAGAGCCTCCAACAATGCCAATGTTGTAAGGAGAGTACTGTTAACCAAGGGTAGACAACACTGGCTCTGCATTGCATAATTCATTAACCCACAAACCAGTACAAGTCCAAACGGCGGACGACGCAGGCTGCAGAAAAAACACATGCACGGCCTCTAACGTTTGTTGCTTTTTAGCAGAGACTGACTGCATAATCCAGATCATAACACGTCTAATGTGAGTTTATCATAGGTGAGTCATCTGTCCAGTTTGCAGCCATCTAACCAGAAGAGAGAAATGCAATATAGAAGAACTCTAAGCAGTATTCTTATTTGAAAACGTATTAGTTAACAGATCCTAAGACCTCAGCAGAATTTAAAGTATTtctattttataattattttactgtcattttttttaacttaccGTAAATCTTACAATaccaagaaatgtttttttttttcctctaggaaatttgaataaacaaaagGAAACAACACAGTGTTAAGAGGACAGCTCTGGTATGTGAACATATCAATTGTAGCAAACGTTTCCCACTTTGACAAACAATATTACATTTGCAGCATAGCTGAAATCCTTCTTTACCACAGACATTTAGAGTGCCTtaccaaagtattcataccacttgaGTGCCTTCACAGTTTTCCCTCagcttaaaatgacaaaatacaaCACATGTTCGGGGGATTATGtgagataaaccaacacaatgcAGTGGATGAATGTGATGTGGAAAAagaattatacatggtttttacagcaacaagaaaaaaatctgaaaagtgtggcatgcatttgtattcagccccagagtcaataccttttaaaacaactttcaaCACAAAACATGGCTCCTCATTCATTAAGGTATGTCTCAACCAGCTTCATGGGGATGGAAATATTCGCCTATTCCTTTAAAAACagctaaagctcagtcagactggatgaagagtgtcagttttcaagtcttgtcaaaGATACACAACTAGATGTTGGTCTAAACTTTGACAGGGCCATTCAAACACCTGAATATAGTttgattgaaaacattttatggtagctctggctgtatttaGAGTTGTTGTCCTTTTTATAGGTTACTCTCCACCACAGTTCCAAGTCTTTTCTAGCCTCTTACAGGTTTTCCTTAATATTTTCCCTGTTTTTATGCTTCATCCATTTTCCTTTCAACTGTCACAAACTTCCCTATCCCTGCTAAGTTGAAGCTGTCCAGGCAGCTCCATATTTCACTgtagagatggtgtgttcaaggcgATGTGAAATATTAGTGTTCTgccacagtgttttgcatttagtttaaaaagttcTATTTGGGTCTCATCTGTGTCCCCTACACGGGTAGTACCAAACTGGATGTTGaacagctttctttcaacaatggcttttgttcttgccactcttccatgaagaCATGGTCCGTGAGTGGTCGGTTAGCAGTTAGCATGACCgtcctgtcagcagattctcccacctgagctgtggatcttagcagttcctccacagtcaccatgAGTCATTTCACTGCTTTTTCTGGTTATTGCCATGTGTTGATATATTTGcagctctttccattttcagatggatGTTCAGTTCACTGAGAAGTCCAAAGCTGGGAATATTGTGTTTTAATGTAACCTCCTTGTAGAACTCTGCTACATtctgcctgacctgtctgctccCTTCCTTAGGTCTTGATGATGCCTTTTGTTTACCAACGTTTACTAAATATAACCTCGGAGGCCCTAACCTAACAGCTGGCTCTAAACTGCAGATAaactacacacaggtggatcCTTATTTACGAATTAGGTGACATTTGATGACAATTAGTAGAACTGCATTTTAATTAGGGGTATCAGGCAAAGGCAGGCTCAatgaaacatttgtaaaaataaaaaaactaaattgaaagGCTTATATcactttcctttcacttcacaattattaacTACCACGTGTTGGTCTAAtccataaaatcccattaaaatacattgatgtttgtggttctaacGTGAAAAAATGTGAATGGATTATTAAAACGTTTGTAAAGTACAATAGTGGCTGTGGACCTGAAATTATTCTGCTCGTTAAGCTTCACATTATTAGAAGTGTGTGCAATGGTGGTTTAAGCTAACTGGATCACTACTGGGTTTAATCCTTCACTTTGTAATACACTATGTGTTCACTTTTAAGTACCTGCGAGCAGCCGCCGAAGAAATTGACCTTAACCCTTATGTAAATAACATGCTAACGAGGTACAGTAGAGTCGGTGCTAGCTGTCAACAGAGCAGATTCACTCAGAACCTCAACACGATCCATCCTGAACTCAGCCGACAAACACTAACGTCACATTAACTTACCAACAATGTGCCATTTGTTCTCATTGTCCTTCATTTTGCAAATTACACCCTTAAGGACCTTTTAAGTGAGTGATTGGTTAGCAGGCTGCTCGGCTGCTGGTTCTAACATTTGCCAGGGCCAAATTTATACGACGAAACTTGTATGACGTTTGTCCAAGCGAAGCTATCCTAACACAGATGGCGTGAAGCTTGCCGTGTAAATAAAGAAGCAGCTGCGTTATTATCTGCGTCATATGTTCTGTGAAAAGGCTCATGTAGCGCAT is a genomic window of Girardinichthys multiradiatus isolate DD_20200921_A chromosome X, DD_fGirMul_XY1, whole genome shotgun sequence containing:
- the LOC124862848 gene encoding LOW QUALITY PROTEIN: trinucleotide repeat-containing gene 6B protein-like (The sequence of the model RefSeq protein was modified relative to this genomic sequence to represent the inferred CDS: inserted 1 base in 1 codon), which codes for MCAFLFXRQENQEGEQQFMEDKKKKKEEKKKRETSQKVPEQKIKVPEPAKPSCSQPLTAPGSVSPSSGPVSPSSPSPGAGGGSAQVPPGGGNNAKQRTAVANGQPSSSSPSGSQSSQQRYMSREVPPRFRCQQDHKVLLKRGQPPLSSMLVGGGDSSTGGVGGGSGWDGSPSLQGPDSPNANTDGNTDSNVGSSSPSPPSSSSFCVAALSSSTTTSTYANSTWGAGSSSQSSSQGCRKVFMDGTDLDDWPSITAGPKLSSEGAGGEVQEQDCPGNNNSSASWGEINMQQKGGTAGGGEGNLDNLFPPCSSALSSSSSPNECAQPSGVWVSSTSSQVEVGQGSAASYNSKVSHLPGSQESPLGGSSSVPGANFNPNVNPSAWPALGQGGTAVSACSGSLQHSSMTSTFSFSASTTVITTQTLSSVNQTGLYQQHTETAVEAKTGEQQQHLGNPVLGPCSGGAMKEAGPNQEGSNEENKVDGEGEASENFSGSSSSSSAASSSWRAMPPVSSELGTGASQADGWGGGGTGPEGQEGNVWRFDSQDEKAGWGKGTGGGPVKPVVSQGAWEGGSTEANWGGTSESISSINLAIGSGEVEGSSISSSTDSVGGGGSCSEESASQNLATMTKALDNQKGIEGGDGTVGEWGGVGGQGVAVGGGGRHSSSSGSGSVAGSGSGHERSAQHCSNQSSQAEVALVSMLNRSDLDPRVLSNTGWGQTQIKQNVAWDLDTSKGVGKGNERNPSSSSALSSVTINTTTIRSSRYPSESGSVSNDASPGSLNSASATSRDNWDGGTTQPTGGPFMPSSTIRKPGSPEDNIMGGQGKSAGGWGELPSEKEGKGWRADDQQWGGHRGGRKNWQDFEKQGSGWGDGADDKGTGGWKGSTRGETSGWGEEWGKRDSTSGAGWGDGRSRVGGNSDEGSSWGKLDEEGSQRGGWGGGGDVGGGKSHKDWGSAKPNTAPIPNSHVAPTKAQNQQQQQSQGQHPPGGWNNRPSVGGGGQLSKNQNQSLGWTSGPIPQISGGVSDSMEPSGWEEPSPQSISRKMEIDDGTSAWGDPTRYNNKNVNLWDKKSTAPGPNHSQQGPPPPMQQQPPRRQHSINTNPGSAAVGMWGGGAQSVDDGTTAWGQTSDAPTGWGEPDDSSKPSGWRNPSPNPSKPGVKSVESWGGKGESSIVASRHPSWEEDEDSGGGVWNSTGSQGSSSSFNSGGWGQSHAGKRGNIKSGGGDSWMNPVSRQFSNMGLLGDDPGVEKKIDGDKRGINDYNGEMRRGGRSGGGYRMPSSKDMGSGDIGPYGDKMGGHGMFVAGGGGMPQPRGMHQPGMHSMNPSPGLRAQVPHQFLSAQVPGPMLKQMSSPGGSVGGVGGVGSVGGVGGVGGGVFPPQISPQQLAMLSNIYPHMQQQFHLACQLLIQQQQQQQLLQNQRKFPQPQPLRQQTDTQQLARIMAILQQQRQQQQVGVGGATSGGGNSKLSPSHLGGGVSKQSMGDPLPHTGIGGPLSDLHAKTQGMYTGLSAGGNLSTLELSPMMGGMKDMSGQQSRFKWMMEGHSPAPSPPDTALHKNGPLPSAIKVRGGSPYSQYEMLGSEGLGIPPQGSADSWHRTPGSKMGNKPATSSWPPEFQPGVPWKGIQSTGDPESDPYMTPGRVLGSPSSPNLNDPDHPLLRDNIGPNPSLNTSLPSPGAWPYSASDNSLSNAHSTGKYSEYKPSWPPEPIGQNKLWKTNRNSSQLPRPPPGLANQKQASPSPWGTGGPRLARSWGGMNQESRFGSGSAWSDDGTSRSSCWLLLRNLTPQIDGSTLRTICMQHGPLLTFHLGLTQGSALVRYNSRQEAAKAQGALHMCVLGNTTILAEFVSEEEVARHFAHSQTEGASSGGAAGNGAPNSSGTGTAVASSGGSSPGSERPAVGTSSGGNGNGGAAVERLPSSGWQSLDNTGTSSETSSAQGPGLAIFSQWSTNGAGEGGVGGVESGRSGLWGGINAGYSSSSLWGAPQMEERHQMDSSAGLLPGDLLGGGADSI